The DNA region ACCACCGCACCGCACTCCGTGAAAGGGGTTCCGATGATCGAGGGACTGCTCCCCGAGCTGGAAGTCATCCGCAAGGACTTCCCGATCCTCGAGCGCACGCTCGCGGGCGGGCTGCCGTTGGTCTACCTCGACAGCGCGAACACCTCGCAGAAGCCGCAGATCGTGATCGACACGATGGTCGACCACCTGGAGCGGCACAACGCGAACATCGCGCGAGCGATGCACCAGCTGGGCGCCGAGGCCACCGAGTCGTTCGAGTCCGCCCGGGACAAGGTGGCCGCCTTCATCGGAGCCCCGAGCGCGACGAGGTGGTCTTCACCAAGAACGCCTCGGAGGGTCTCAACCTGGTGGCGAACACGTTGTCGTTTGCCGGGGAGCGGCAGCTGCGGGCCGGTGACGAGGTGGTGATCACCGAGATGGAGCACCACTCCAACATCGTGCCGTGGCAGCTGGTCACCGAGCGCACCGGCGCCACCCTGCGCTGGTTCGGGATCACCGACGAGGGGCGGCTCGACCTGGACCGGATCGACGACCTGGTCAACGAGCGCACCAAGGTGGTCTCGCTGACCTGGGTCTCGAACATGCTGGGCACGGTCAACCCGATCGCGGAGATCACGCGGAAGGCCCACGAGGTCGGCGCCATCGTCGTGGTCGACGCCTCCCAGGCCGCGCCGCAGCTGCCCATCGACCTGGCCGCGATGCTGGTCGAGGAGCGTCCCGACGTGCTGGTCTTCACCGGACACAAGGTGGTCGGCCCGACCGGTATCGGCGTGATCTGGGGCAGCCGCGCGGTGCTGGAGTCGCTCCCGCCCTTCCTCGGTGGCGGCGAGATGATCGAGACCGTCCGGATGGAGGGCTCGACCTTCGCCGGCATCCCGCACAAGTTCGAGGCCGGTACGCCGCCGATCGCCGAGGCCGTCGGTCTGGGCGCGGCGGTGGAGTACCTCGGCCACATCGGTCTGGACGCGGTGCACGCCCACGAGCAGGCCGTCACCGGCTACGCACTGCAGGGACTGGCGACGGTGCCGGGCCTCACCGTGCTCGGGCCGCTCGACGCCTCCGAGCGTGGGGGAGCGATCTCCTTCGAGCTCGACGGCGTCCACCCGCACGACGTGGCGCAGGTGCTGGACAGCCGCGGCGTCGCGGTCCGCGCCGGGCACCACTGCGCCAAGCCCGCGCACGCCCGGTTCGGGGTGCAGAGCTCGACGCGGATGTCGTCGTACCTCTACACGACGCCGGCCGAGATCGACGCCCTGGTCGACGCGCTGAACTACACCCGCTCCTACTTCAAGCTGGGGTGACCATGAGTGCCGCACAGGATCTGGATGCGCTCTACCAGGAGATCATCCTCGACCACTACAAGAACCCCCACGGCAAGGGTCTGCGCGAGCCGGGCGACGGCCAGCGCAGCGCGGACGTGCACCACGTCAACCCGACCTGCGGTGACGAGATCACGCTCCGCGTCCACGTCGAGGGCGCAGCCGGGGAGGAGCGGATCGCCGACGTCTCCTACGACTCCGTGGGCTGCTCCATCTCCCAGGCGTCCGCCTCGGTGCTGCACGAGCTCCTCGTCGGCAAGACCGTGGACGAGGCGATGGACGTGCACGGCGAGTTCCTCGCCCTGATGCAGGGGAAGGGCACCGTCGAACCCGACGAGGACGTGCTCGAGGACGGCATCGCCTTCGCCGGCGTGGCCAAGTTCCCCGCGCGCGTGAAGTGCGCCCTGCTCTCCTGGATGGCGTGGAAGGACGCCACCGTCCAGGCCCGCGGCTGACCGACCGACCTTCGGAGGAATCAACATGAACGACAACACCGAGACCGCCACCGCGGTCGACAACAGCGACCTCCCCGAGGTGCCCACCGCACCGGCCGGCGGCGGCACGTCCGTCGAGGACGTCACCGAGGCCATGAAGGACGTCGTCGACCCCGAGCTCGGGATCAACGTCGTCGACCTCGGACTCGTCTACGGCGTGCACCTCGACGAGTCCACGAACGCCGTCATCGACATGACGCTGACGTCCGCGGCCTGCCCGCTGACCGACGTGATCACCGACCAGACCGAGAGCGCGCTCGAGGGCCTGGTCAACGACGTCGCGATCAACTGGGTCTGGATGCCGCCGTGGGGACCCGACAAGATCACCGAGGACGGGCGCGAGCAGCTGCGCGCCCTCGGCTTCAACGTCTGACCCGGCACAGGTGGATCCGGCACAGGTGGACCCCGAGGAGCGGACCGACCCGGACATCGTCGCCTTCTGGGAGGTGGCCAAGCGGCGCGCGAAGCTCGCGGCGCTGCCGGGCTACTTCGGCCCGGGCGCGCTGGAGTCCCTGATGCCGCCCGCCTGGGCCTTCGGCGGTACGCCGGAGCAGGCCGACGCGCTGCTCGGCCTGGTCCTGGACGGGACCAAGACCGCCACCGCCTCGGCCCTCTGGGACTACCAGGCCGACGACGATCCGTTGCCCGAGGAGGGCGGTCTGTCCATCGTGCTCGACGGCGCGGGCCACCCGCGTGCGCTGATCGCGACGACCGGCGTGCAGGTGGTGCCGTTCGACGAGGTCGACGAGGCCCACGCCCGCGCCGAGGGCGAGGGCGACCTCAGCCTGGAGCACTGGCGCGCCGCGCACCGCGAGTTCTTCACGCGGTTCGCCGGCCACGACCGCGGCTTCACCAGCGACATGCCGGTCGTGCTGGAGACCTTCGCGGTGCTCTACACCGACGAGTGAGTCGCCGACCCGCCGTCCGGGTGAATGGCCGGGACGAGTGGCCGGGGTGAGGCGACGCCCGCGGTCGCGCGGACGCACCGCTACGGTCCTGGGGTGAGCGAGGAAGCGGTCCGCACCGTCCGGGTTCCGACGTCGCGGTGGGAGCGCTGGGTCGCCGGCTTCGCCGAGCGGCACGGCAGCATCGATCTCGGCGTCGAGGACGGCGTGCTCGTCGGGCACGGCGGCGACGGCTCCTGGTTCCGCGCTGCCCTCCCCTTCGCCCGCCGGTACGACGCCGGGCCGGTGGCGAGCGGCCTGGTCGACGCCGCACAGCCGCCCGCCGGCTGGGGCGTGCTGCTGGTCCGCAAGGGCGGGTTCGCCGTCGCCCGGCTGGAGGGCGGGACGATGGTCGACTCGAAGGTCGGCCAGCGACACGTGCAGGGACGCACCAAGGCCGGTGGCCAGTCGCAGCAGCGCTTCGCGCGACGCCGGGAGAACCAGGCGCGCGGCGCCTACCAGGCGGCCGCCGACCACGCCGCCCGGATCCTCGCCGCCGACCCGCACGCGATGCCCGAGGTGGTGATCACCGGTGGCGACGGTGTCGCGCTCCGCGAGGTGCTGGCCGATCCACGGCTGGCCGGACTGGAGGTGGCCGACCTGGGCGTGGCGGTGGTCGATCCGCGACGCCGGGTGCTCGAGCAGGCGGTGGTGGACGCCTGCGCCCTCAGTGTGACGGTGCAGAACCGGACGTCGTCGGCGCCGTGACGGCCCCGCCGTCCGGAGCGCCGGCGAGATCGAGGGTGAGGAAGACGCTGGCCGGGTCCTCGGTGTAGTCGGCGAACGGTGTCGTCGGCACGAAGCCGTGCCGCAGGTAGAGCGAGCGGGCGGGGGCGAAGAAGTCCTGGCTGCCGGTCTCCAGGCTGATCCGCCGGTAACCACGCGCGCGTCCGACCTCGAGGACGTGGCCGAGCAGCGCCGTACCGACCCCGCGGCCGCGCGACGCCGCAGTGGTCCGCATCGACTTGAGCTCGCCGTGCTGCGGGTCCAGCTCCTTCAGCGCGACGCAACCGAGCACCGAGCCGTCCTCGGCGCGCCAGGTCCAGAAGGCCATCCCGGGACCGGCGAGGGCGTCGGCGTCCAGCGCGTGCACGCTCTCCGCGGGCGAGGTCGCGTACATGTCGGCGAGGTGCTCGGAGAGCAGATCGAGCACCTCGGCGCGCCGAGGATCGTCCTCGCTGATGGGGGCGCTGGTGGGCATAGGGTCGATGCTATGAGTGCCGACGTGGTGGTCGAGATCGAGGGGCTGGTCAAGCGGTTCGGGTCGTTCCGGGCACTCGACGAGCTCTCCCTGACGGTGACCCGCGGCGAGGTGCACGGCTTCCTCGGGCCGAACGGCGCCGGCAAGTCGACGACGATCCGGGTCCTGCTCGGACTGCTGCGCAAGGACGCCGGATCCGTGCGGCTCTTCGGCGGCGACCCGTGGGCCGGAGCGGCGGGACTGCACCGGCGGCTGGCCTACGTGCCCGGCGACGTCAATCTCTGGGCCAACCTCACCGGTGGTGAGGCCATCGACCTGCTCGGTCGCCTCCGCGGCGGACTGGACCCGACGCGGCGCGGGGAGCTGATCGACCTCTTCGAGCTCGACCCCACCAAGCGCTGCCGGGCCTACTCCAAGGGCAACCGGCAGAAGGTGGCGCTGGTCGCCGCGCTGGCTGCCGATGTCGAGCTGCTGCTCCTCGACGAGCCCACGTCGGGCCTGGACCCGCTCAAGGAGGAGGTGTTCACCGAGTGCGTGCGCAGCTTCCGCGAGTCCGGGGGCACCGTGCTGCTCTCCAGCCACATCCTCGCGGAGGTGGAGAAGCTGGGGGACCGGGTCAGCATCATCCGCAACGGCAGGATCGTGGAGTCCGGGACGCTGGCCGATCTCCGGCACCTGACCCGGACCAGCGTGGACGCGGTGCTCGCGTCCGCACCGACCGGCCTGGACGCGGTGTCCGCCGTGCACGACCTCGACCAGGAGGAGACCCGGGTCCGGTTCCAGGTGGAGACCGACGCCCTCGACGAGGTGGTCGGACTGCTCCACGCGCACGGGATCCGGACGTTGACCTGCCAACCGCCCACGCTGGAGGAGCTGTTCCTGCGGCATTACGGTGACGCGGTTGAGCCGGGCCAGCCTGACCCGGGCCCGGCCGTCCCGGGCGCGGGCGGATCGACACGGTGACCGCGGTGCGGGACGCCCCGGCGCACCGGGAGACGGCGGCTCGCGGCGGCGACCTGACCGGCGTCGGGATCCTGCTCCGCAGCCATCTGCGCCGTGACCGGTGGATGATCCTCGCCTGGTCGCTCGGGGGCGCGCTGCTGTACTGGTCGCAGGGGGTCGGCCTGGCCGGCGTCTACCGCACCCAGGACGAGCTCGACCGGGCGGCGGCCAGCCTGGAGAGCAACGCCGCCTTCATCGCGATGCTGGGTCCGGCCCGGGCCCTGGACACGGTGGGCGGGCAGATCTTCTGGCAGAGCAGTGCGTTCGGCGCCGTCGTCGCCGGTCTGATGAGCATGTTCCTGGTCGGGCGGCACACCCGGGCCGAGGAGGAGTCGGGTCGCGACGAGCTGGTCCGCAGCGGCGCGGTGGGACGTCACGCCCCCCTGGTGGCCGCGGCCCTCCTCGCCGGTCTGGCCAACGTCGTGCTCGGCGCGACGACG from Nocardioides sambongensis includes:
- the sufU gene encoding Fe-S cluster assembly sulfur transfer protein SufU translates to MSAAQDLDALYQEIILDHYKNPHGKGLREPGDGQRSADVHHVNPTCGDEITLRVHVEGAAGEERIADVSYDSVGCSISQASASVLHELLVGKTVDEAMDVHGEFLALMQGKGTVEPDEDVLEDGIAFAGVAKFPARVKCALLSWMAWKDATVQARG
- a CDS encoding metal-sulfur cluster assembly factor: MKDVVDPELGINVVDLGLVYGVHLDESTNAVIDMTLTSAACPLTDVITDQTESALEGLVNDVAINWVWMPPWGPDKITEDGREQLRALGFNV
- a CDS encoding ASCH domain-containing protein → MDPAQVDPEERTDPDIVAFWEVAKRRAKLAALPGYFGPGALESLMPPAWAFGGTPEQADALLGLVLDGTKTATASALWDYQADDDPLPEEGGLSIVLDGAGHPRALIATTGVQVVPFDEVDEAHARAEGEGDLSLEHWRAAHREFFTRFAGHDRGFTSDMPVVLETFAVLYTDE
- a CDS encoding acVLRF1 family peptidyl-tRNA hydrolase, with protein sequence MSEEAVRTVRVPTSRWERWVAGFAERHGSIDLGVEDGVLVGHGGDGSWFRAALPFARRYDAGPVASGLVDAAQPPAGWGVLLVRKGGFAVARLEGGTMVDSKVGQRHVQGRTKAGGQSQQRFARRRENQARGAYQAAADHAARILAADPHAMPEVVITGGDGVALREVLADPRLAGLEVADLGVAVVDPRRRVLEQAVVDACALSVTVQNRTSSAP
- a CDS encoding GNAT family N-acetyltransferase, translated to MPTSAPISEDDPRRAEVLDLLSEHLADMYATSPAESVHALDADALAGPGMAFWTWRAEDGSVLGCVALKELDPQHGELKSMRTTAASRGRGVGTALLGHVLEVGRARGYRRISLETGSQDFFAPARSLYLRHGFVPTTPFADYTEDPASVFLTLDLAGAPDGGAVTAPTTSGSAPSH
- a CDS encoding AAA family ATPase; protein product: MALVAALAADVELLLLDEPTSGLDPLKEEVFTECVRSFRESGGTVLLSSHILAEVEKLGDRVSIIRNGRIVESGTLADLRHLTRTSVDAVLASAPTGLDAVSAVHDLDQEETRVRFQVETDALDEVVGLLHAHGIRTLTCQPPTLEELFLRHYGDAVEPGQPDPGPAVPGAGGSTR